The following coding sequences lie in one Myxococcus stipitatus genomic window:
- a CDS encoding chromate resistance protein ChrB domain-containing protein, translating to MTESSPARWLLLLQQLPAQPAYSRVKIWRHLQRIGAVLLKNSAWVLPANEDTREDVQWVAQEVAREGGEASVLEAQLLEGLDDAAVEALFVAARDADYHALAEEARALERDSRRTVRKEGLQALSAGLARLRRRLDEVARIDFFSAPGRETVEGLLGALDERIARAMSEESPQSPVAAVPEARPCGATWVTRRGIHVDRMASAWLIRRFIDPDARFRFVPGRSHSVGPGELRFDMFEGEYTHVGELCTFEVLLRRFGLDDGALVALGELVHDIDLKDSRFGRPEVAGFERLVAGIALNHPADEERLARASAVLDDLYAIFTKKPGG from the coding sequence GTGACCGAAAGCTCTCCTGCACGCTGGCTTCTGCTGCTGCAGCAGCTCCCCGCTCAGCCTGCCTACTCTCGAGTCAAGATATGGCGGCATCTGCAGCGCATTGGCGCAGTCTTGCTCAAGAATTCGGCGTGGGTGCTGCCGGCGAACGAGGACACTCGTGAGGACGTGCAGTGGGTGGCCCAGGAAGTTGCGCGAGAGGGGGGCGAAGCAAGCGTGTTGGAGGCCCAACTGCTCGAGGGCCTCGACGACGCCGCCGTGGAGGCACTCTTCGTCGCGGCACGCGACGCCGACTACCATGCGCTCGCAGAGGAAGCGCGTGCGCTGGAGCGAGATTCGAGGCGCACCGTGCGCAAGGAGGGGCTCCAGGCGCTCTCGGCAGGGCTCGCGCGGTTGCGGCGGCGGCTCGACGAGGTGGCGCGTATCGATTTCTTCAGTGCCCCGGGCCGCGAAACGGTGGAGGGGTTGCTGGGCGCATTGGACGAAAGGATCGCCCGCGCCATGAGTGAGGAGTCTCCGCAGTCGCCTGTCGCCGCGGTCCCAGAAGCGCGGCCGTGCGGGGCGACTTGGGTGACACGCAGGGGGATTCATGTGGACCGCATGGCCTCTGCATGGCTCATTCGCCGCTTCATCGACCCCGATGCGCGCTTCCGCTTTGTCCCGGGCAGGTCTCACTCGGTCGGTCCCGGCGAGCTGCGTTTCGACATGTTCGAGGGCGAGTACACGCACGTGGGGGAACTGTGCACCTTCGAGGTGCTCCTGCGGCGCTTTGGCCTCGATGATGGCGCGCTCGTCGCGTTGGGGGAGCTGGTGCACGACATCGACTTGAAAGACTCGAGGTTCGGCCGCCCCGAGGTGGCCGGCTTCGAGCGCCTGGTGGCCGGTATTGCGCTCAATCACCCCGCCGACGAGGAACGACTCGCACGCGCCTCGGCTGTCCTCGATGACTTGTACGCCATCTTCACCAAGAAGCCCGGGGGGTGA
- a CDS encoding DUF1761 domain-containing protein → MFTLLINWFAVLLSTVALQVLGAAWFMGVIPKPYALALERTDLVGRKPEPIFIAGPLLCGFVVTLANAVLLRSFHIDAMSNALVFGAISGVGYLVATVFNVAINPNIPRPVMYGAINAPYFLLSNLVSCAILTAMA, encoded by the coding sequence ATGTTCACTCTTTTGATCAATTGGTTCGCGGTTCTCCTCTCGACCGTGGCCCTGCAGGTTCTCGGCGCGGCGTGGTTCATGGGTGTCATCCCGAAGCCGTATGCACTGGCGCTCGAGCGCACCGACCTCGTGGGCCGCAAGCCGGAGCCGATCTTCATCGCGGGCCCCCTGCTCTGTGGATTCGTGGTGACGCTGGCGAACGCGGTTCTGCTGCGCTCGTTTCACATCGACGCGATGTCGAACGCGCTCGTATTCGGAGCCATCAGCGGGGTCGGCTATCTCGTCGCCACCGTGTTCAACGTCGCCATCAACCCGAACATCCCACGGCCGGTCATGTACGGTGCCATCAACGCGCCCTACTTCCTGCTCAGCAACCTCGTGAGCTGTGCGATTCTTACCGCCATGGCATAG
- a CDS encoding helix-turn-helix domain-containing protein: MDERDRDLPGVLIPRPEVHLVVRFGPSARRGLDAYVLGGRQRVHRKFIHRGQWTVTARLHLGSHEAVLGAPASAIAGGMVALGELWGDAATRRLFDRLGDTRDTADAAAILERAISERLARGDGRSARAQLALDAAERLTSANVNTVAVDIGVSERHLRRVFRETVGVSPKAFAKLVRFHRALRAAREDEHANWSSIAADAGYYDQAHLIAEFRAFTGVTPQKFLGELRAAPLIA; encoded by the coding sequence GTGGACGAACGCGACCGCGACCTGCCGGGCGTTCTGATTCCGCGTCCAGAGGTCCATCTCGTCGTCCGGTTCGGGCCGTCGGCGCGACGGGGCCTCGACGCATACGTGTTGGGCGGAAGACAGAGGGTGCATCGAAAGTTCATTCACAGGGGGCAGTGGACCGTGACGGCGCGTCTTCACCTGGGCTCGCATGAGGCGGTGCTCGGCGCGCCGGCCTCCGCGATTGCCGGGGGTATGGTCGCGCTCGGGGAGCTATGGGGCGATGCCGCAACCCGGCGGCTCTTCGATCGGCTCGGTGACACCCGCGATACAGCCGATGCGGCTGCAATCCTGGAGAGAGCGATCTCCGAACGCCTCGCGCGCGGGGACGGACGCAGCGCCCGCGCGCAACTCGCTCTCGACGCCGCCGAGAGGCTGACGAGCGCGAACGTGAACACCGTCGCTGTCGACATCGGTGTGAGCGAGCGGCATCTCCGTCGCGTGTTCCGTGAAACCGTCGGAGTGAGCCCCAAGGCCTTCGCGAAGCTTGTCCGCTTCCATCGCGCGCTACGCGCCGCCCGTGAGGACGAGCACGCCAACTGGTCGAGCATCGCCGCCGACGCCGGCTACTACGACCAGGCGCACCTCATCGCCGAGTTCCGCGCGTTCACGGGCGTGACGCCGCAGAAGTTTCTCGGCGAGCTCCGCGCGGCTCCGTTGATCGCCTGA
- a CDS encoding helix-turn-helix transcriptional regulator codes for MRRADRLFEILQVLRRAKGPMTASAIAEQLETSRRTVYRDLAALMARRVPIRGEAGVGYVLERGFDLPPLMLTPSEIEAVVLGAQWVAANADKTLSSAAGDVLAKVAAIIPKHLRELVDDPVVGTPPARQKHPDGVVDLSRLREWSRKQLKLHIHYADAEGTTSKRTVWPILVGYVSGVRVLVAWCELRRDFRFFRTERFLSVDFLDTPYPERRSTLRRRWEAQLNHTK; via the coding sequence ATGCGACGCGCTGACCGGTTGTTCGAGATTCTGCAGGTGCTGCGGCGGGCAAAGGGGCCGATGACGGCCAGCGCGATCGCCGAGCAACTGGAGACGAGCCGGCGCACGGTGTACCGGGACCTCGCGGCGCTGATGGCGCGTCGCGTGCCGATTCGCGGAGAAGCGGGTGTCGGCTATGTCCTCGAGCGCGGCTTCGACCTACCGCCGTTGATGTTGACGCCGAGCGAAATCGAGGCGGTGGTGCTCGGCGCACAGTGGGTGGCGGCCAACGCGGACAAGACGTTGTCGTCAGCCGCGGGAGATGTGCTGGCGAAGGTCGCCGCCATCATTCCGAAGCACCTGCGCGAGCTGGTCGACGACCCGGTGGTGGGCACTCCGCCGGCGAGGCAGAAGCATCCGGACGGGGTCGTCGACCTGAGCCGACTGCGTGAGTGGTCGCGGAAGCAATTGAAGCTCCACATTCACTACGCCGATGCGGAAGGCACCACGAGCAAACGCACGGTGTGGCCGATTCTCGTGGGCTACGTGAGTGGCGTTCGCGTGTTGGTCGCCTGGTGCGAGCTGCGCCGAGATTTCCGATTCTTCAGGACGGAGCGATTCCTCAGCGTGGACTTCCTCGACACGCCCTACCCCGAGCGCCGTTCCACCTTGCGCCGGCGCTGGGAAGCCCAGCTGAACCACACGAAATAG
- a CDS encoding NAD-dependent epimerase/dehydratase family protein — MKILVTGATGKVGSRLTKRLVEHGHHVRALVREPTRAAVLNGPRVEFAQGDLLDADSLVAAVRGVDAVVHCAAFFRGATPEQAHAVNDLGTQHLASAARAAYVKHFIFTSTGLVYGSNGGRYAHEDDPCAPTVAYPMSKLAAERFLLGIEGLDVRVLRLPFVYGDGDPHIAEAIPMMRGFPAAQRMSIAHHVDVSQAVARLLDAPAPAHRIYNVVDDEAPDLATLFASVGAPPPDGSNAAFARDFDVLLDGRRIREDLGFKPSFPRLADALAAGA; from the coding sequence ATGAAAATCCTTGTCACCGGAGCGACCGGAAAGGTCGGAAGCCGACTCACCAAGCGACTCGTCGAGCATGGCCATCACGTGCGCGCCCTCGTGCGAGAGCCGACGCGTGCCGCCGTCCTGAACGGCCCCCGTGTCGAGTTCGCCCAGGGCGATCTGCTCGATGCGGACTCGCTCGTGGCCGCGGTGCGCGGCGTCGACGCCGTGGTCCACTGTGCCGCCTTCTTCCGCGGCGCGACTCCCGAGCAGGCGCACGCGGTCAATGACCTCGGCACGCAGCACCTCGCGAGCGCCGCCCGTGCGGCTTACGTGAAGCACTTCATCTTCACGAGCACCGGCCTGGTCTACGGCTCGAATGGTGGCCGCTACGCCCATGAGGATGACCCCTGCGCGCCGACCGTGGCGTATCCCATGAGCAAGCTTGCCGCCGAGCGCTTCCTCCTCGGCATCGAAGGACTCGACGTCCGCGTGCTCCGGCTGCCGTTCGTATACGGCGACGGCGATCCTCACATCGCGGAGGCGATTCCGATGATGCGAGGCTTCCCGGCGGCCCAACGCATGTCGATTGCCCACCATGTCGACGTCTCACAGGCAGTCGCTCGCTTGCTCGACGCACCGGCGCCCGCGCATCGCATCTACAACGTCGTCGACGACGAGGCCCCTGACCTCGCCACGCTCTTCGCGTCAGTGGGCGCGCCGCCGCCTGACGGCTCGAACGCAGCGTTCGCGCGCGATTTCGATGTGCTCCTCGATGGGCGCCGCATCCGCGAAGACCTCGGCTTCAAGCCCAGCTTCCCCAGGCTCGCCGATGCGCTCGCCGCGGGCGCATAG
- a CDS encoding DMT family transporter, with amino-acid sequence MSFPPRVAGAALGLSAAALFGVSAPIAKLLLPSSTPLVLASLLYLGGGLGLAGLEWLRKLRPRASSGREARLTPKDAPLLLGVILCGGILGPVLMLVGLQRMSGVAASLLLNLEGPFTILLALLIFGEHLGRAGAIAAALIMTGAAVLGFQEGELRGDVLGVLALAGACLAWAVDNNLTQRLSLKDPLALVRIKALGSGACTLALAFLTGQALPTGSILGAALVLGFASYGLSIVLDAYALRMVGAAREAAYFATAPFVGALVAVPLLGERLRLLDLLSGALMAAGVVLLLRERHGHEHTHAELEHEHLHVHDAHHQHPHPSGTDSEEPHSHPHQHEPLTHDHPHVSDLHHRHKH; translated from the coding sequence GTGTCGTTCCCCCCACGAGTCGCAGGGGCAGCCCTGGGTCTGTCGGCCGCGGCCCTCTTCGGTGTGAGTGCCCCCATCGCCAAGCTGCTACTCCCTTCCAGTACACCGCTGGTGCTCGCCTCCCTCCTCTATCTCGGTGGTGGCCTCGGCCTGGCAGGCCTCGAATGGCTACGCAAGCTGCGACCGCGCGCATCTTCCGGGCGGGAGGCTCGCCTGACACCAAAGGATGCCCCCTTGCTTCTAGGGGTCATCCTCTGTGGAGGCATCTTGGGGCCGGTCCTGATGTTGGTGGGCCTGCAGCGCATGTCGGGCGTGGCGGCCTCCCTCCTCCTCAACTTGGAGGGCCCCTTCACCATCCTCCTGGCGCTCCTCATCTTCGGCGAGCACCTGGGCCGCGCCGGAGCGATTGCCGCGGCCCTCATCATGACCGGCGCCGCGGTCCTGGGCTTCCAGGAAGGCGAACTCCGCGGTGACGTGCTCGGCGTCCTGGCCCTGGCAGGCGCCTGCCTCGCGTGGGCCGTGGACAACAACCTCACTCAGCGACTGTCCCTCAAGGACCCTCTCGCGCTGGTGCGCATCAAGGCCCTTGGTTCGGGTGCTTGCACGCTCGCCCTCGCATTCCTCACCGGGCAGGCCCTGCCAACCGGCTCCATCCTGGGCGCAGCCCTGGTGCTCGGCTTCGCCAGCTACGGACTATCCATCGTCCTGGACGCCTATGCGCTACGCATGGTGGGCGCGGCGCGTGAGGCCGCATACTTCGCCACGGCCCCGTTCGTGGGCGCTCTCGTCGCGGTGCCCCTGCTTGGCGAGCGGCTGCGCCTCCTGGACCTGCTATCGGGCGCGTTGATGGCCGCGGGCGTCGTCCTTCTGCTGCGGGAGCGGCATGGCCACGAGCATACGCACGCGGAGTTGGAGCACGAGCACCTGCACGTCCACGACGCACATCATCAACATCCACATCCCTCGGGCACCGACTCCGAGGAGCCGCACAGCCATCCCCACCAGCACGAGCCGCTGACGCACGACCATCCACACGTCTCGGACCTTCATCACCGGCACAAGCACTGA